CTAATTAGTATAAGATAAATAAGCTTCTTGAGTATGATTTAAATACTCAAGAAGCTTGTTTATCTAAGGATTAAATTCTTAAAACAGAAAGTGCTTCGGCTACTTTTCGTGCAAACTGAAGTGGTGGTTCGATAGATTGTAAATGAACGTATATTAATTTTGGCGTGTCAAATAACCAGTGATTATGAATTGCAGTTACATCGATTCTATTTCTTCTAAGTACAGTTATAAATCTATTTACCTCTTCTTGAAGTAGTGCGATCTCTCCTACATTTAAAGCTCTTCCTGAAGAATCTAAAGCTTGATAAGAAAATTCTGCTTTGGTTACAGTAGTTAAAGGTTTACCCATTATAGTAACCTTCAATGAATCTCTAGAAATTTCTGTAGAGCAGGAATTTGGTTTGGATTCTGTTACCTTAGCCCCAAGAATTCTAGCAAATTGAGAACACATATTGGTAGCAGCATTAACCTCTGTTCTTGCGTATGGACAAAAAAACTGATCACTTGGTGTGTACATTAATAAACCTCCATAAAACATAACTAATTATAAGGTATGTTTTTGCTAGTAAAAATGTTACGCAAATTATAAAATAAAAATTAAGACTTTATTAAGTATAAATTAACTTATATAAACTTATCTTTAGGAGGGAAAATTTAAAACGACAATATAAGAAGAGGTGAGAATATGGATATAAGTCAAATACTACAAACAATGCAAACTAGCAGTGCACAAAAAATTTCTGGTACAAATAATAATTCTAGTGGTGATAGTGCTCTTTTTAATATGATAATGAAAGAGGCACTAGAAAAGCAAAATGGTAGTACATCAACAAGTAGTACTAGCAGCACACAAAAAGCAGGCGCTAAAAATGATGTATCAGCGGCTAAGGAATTAGAGCTTATGTTGCAGCTTCAAGCACTACAAAGTATGTCATCATCATATTCTAGTATAGATAGTGCGGGAGATTCAAGTAGCTCTAATAATAGCTCCTTATCGTCAGGAAATAATTATGCATATCAGATACTAAGCAGTTTATCGAATCCAGATGGTAATAAAATGGATTCAAGTACGTCTAATGAAAACGCAAGTAATTTAAGTGGAATAAGTAGTTTGTTTTAAAACCAAATATATGAAAAACATTGATTTAAGATATTTTAAGTCAATGTTTTTTTATTGGTAAAAGTTTTCAAAACATTAACCAATCACATGAAAATAATACATAATTTTGATATTAACACAACAATTTGCATGTAATATTGTTGTCAAGGAGATAAGTTAGAGAGCTTGAAAATATCTTCTTAAATCATATATATCTAAGGGAGGAAATAAAAATGGAAAGAAGAAAAATGATGATAAAGGGAGCTGCATTACTCTTAATTACGAGTATCGGCGTATTTTCATGTTTCTATGGTAACAATAATATGAAGGCAATGGCCGCTGCAAATACTTCTAGTGATGTACCAGTGCCACCATCTAATGGAGGAAATACAGAAGTAACGGGAACAGCAGCATATACACAAACAGGAGGAGATGTAACTAAAACCAGTCAGCTTATAACTGCAGGGGATACAAACGAGGCAGCAGTAAAAGTAACAAACAGTGGTGTACTTAAACTCTATAATTCAACAATAAAAAAGACTGCAGGGGATACAACTTCGGAGGATAGCAGTAATTTTTATGGACTTAATGCTGGGATACTAGGAACTTCAGCAAGTCAGTTAACGCTTGACAATGATTATGTTGAAACAAATGCAGATGGAGCAAATGGCATATTTTCAACTGGAAGTGGTTCTATAATCAATATATCAAATTCTACAGTTAGTACCTCTAAAAATTCATCTAGAGGTTTAGATGCTACTCAAGGTGGAACTATAAATGCTAATAATGTAAAAATTGCAACAAAAGGAGCCCATTGTGCGGATCTTGCTACAGATCGTGGATGTGGAACTGTAATTGCTAAAAATGTTAAAGGTACAACAGAAGGAGAAGGTTCACCAGGAATATATTGTACAGGAAGTATTTCAGCAGAGGATTCTAATTTTACAGCATCAGGTTCAGAAGCTGCAGTTATTGAAGGAAAGAATTCTATAACTTTGACTAATACCAACATAACTGGTTCGGTAAATCGTGGAGTTATGTTATATCAAAGCTTTTCAGGAGATGCTGAAGTTGGAAAAAGTAAATTCACAATGACAGGTGGAAGTATAACAGCACTTAATGGACCACTATTTTATGCAACTAATACTAATACAGTAGTAAGCTTAAAGGGTGCAAAATTTACTAATCCATCAGGAATTCTCTTAGAGGCAGCTAGCGATAGATGGGGTACTACAGGTTCAAACGGTGCAACTGTAGTATTTAATGCTGATAGTGAAGCTTTAAATGGAAGTATAATAGCAAATAGTATAAGTTCAATTACAGCTGTATTAAGTAATAATACAACATATACAGGTGCTATAAACACAAGCAATGCATTAACTAATATTTCTTTAAGTCTTGATAAGACAAGCTACTGGAATGTGACTGGAACTTCATATGTAGGAGCTTTAACAGATTCAGATACTACTTTTTCTAATATAAAGGATAATGGAAATACTATATATTATAATTCATCAGCCAATACTGCACTTCAAGGAAAAACTTATACACTTCAAGGTGGTGGTAAGTTAGTGCCGGTAAGTACAGCAAATACAACAAAAGATAAATAGGAATGTTTAAATAGGGATTGCGAGTATAACTTACAGTCCCTATTTGTGTTATAGAATAATTTTGTGGGTAGTTAAATATACTTAAAATAAAAACTATTAAAAATTAAGGAGAGATTTATGATAGGAATATCTAAACTTCTATGTGCAAATGAAAGCTATGGAGATAAGTTAAGATATGTTAGTGAAGCCAAAAATCAAAGAAATGGTGCAACTACTAGTTTAGGCCCAGTGGTTGTTTTTAATTGTACTAAAACTTGTAATTTAAGCTGCAAGCATTGTTATGCAGGTGCAGATGAAAAAAAATATAAGGAAGAACTTTCAACAGAAGAGGCTTTGAATTTTATCTCTGATTTAAGTGATTTTAAGGTTCCGGTAATAATATTCTCAGGAGGGGAACCTTTAATTAGAAAGGATATATTTAAGCTTATAGAATTTGCTAAAAAAAACAACATCAGAAGCACACTTTCAACCAATGGAACTCTTATAGATGAAGTTATGGCAGAAAGAATAAAAAAAGCAGGAGTTAGTTATGTAGGTGTAAGTATTGATGGTATAGGAGAAAAAAACGATGATTTTAGGGGAAAAAGAGGGGCATATGAAAAAGCACTCCAGGGTATAAGAAATTGTAAAAAGATTGGTCAAAGGGTAGGACTTAGATTTACTATAAACAGATATAATTACAAAGAGTTAGAAAAAATATTTCAATTAGTAGAGGATGAAAAAATAGATAGGGTGTGTTTTTACCATCTTGTGTATTCTGGAAGAGGAAGTTCTATGATTGATAAGGATATATCTAAAGAAGAGGCAAGAGCAGCAATGGATTTAATAATTGATAAAACCTTTGAATTAGGAAAAAAAGTTGAAATACTTACAGTAGATAATCATGCAGATGCTGTTTATTTGTACTTGAAGATGAGAAGTAAGGATAAAGAAAAAGCTGATAATATATTAAAATTATTAAAAATAAATGGAGGAAATCGTTCAGGGATTGCTATAGCAGATATTGATTATAGAGGTAACGTTCATCCAGATCAGTTTACAGCTAGTCATACTCTCGGGAATATAAAAGAAAGAAAATTTAAAGACATATGGACAGATTATTCAAATAATATAATGAAAGGACTTAAGGATAGAAAAAGTTTATTAAAGGGTAGATGTAAAAATTGTAACTGGCTATCTATATGTAATGGTAATTTTAGAACAAGAGCAGAGGCAGTTACGGGAGATTTTTGGGCTTCAGACCCAGCCTGTTACTTAACTAATAGTGAAATAGGTATTTCTAACAATGAAGGATTGATTTGAGGTGAAATTATGATAGTATCATGGAATACAACTAATTCTTGTAATATGA
The Clostridium felsineum DSM 794 DNA segment above includes these coding regions:
- a CDS encoding DUF1259 domain-containing protein — protein: MYTPSDQFFCPYARTEVNAATNMCSQFARILGAKVTESKPNSCSTEISRDSLKVTIMGKPLTTVTKAEFSYQALDSSGRALNVGEIALLQEEVNRFITVLRRNRIDVTAIHNHWLFDTPKLIYVHLQSIEPPLQFARKVAEALSVLRI
- the nirJ1 gene encoding putative heme d1 biosynthesis radical SAM protein NirJ1; amino-acid sequence: MIGISKLLCANESYGDKLRYVSEAKNQRNGATTSLGPVVVFNCTKTCNLSCKHCYAGADEKKYKEELSTEEALNFISDLSDFKVPVIIFSGGEPLIRKDIFKLIEFAKKNNIRSTLSTNGTLIDEVMAERIKKAGVSYVGVSIDGIGEKNDDFRGKRGAYEKALQGIRNCKKIGQRVGLRFTINRYNYKELEKIFQLVEDEKIDRVCFYHLVYSGRGSSMIDKDISKEEARAAMDLIIDKTFELGKKVEILTVDNHADAVYLYLKMRSKDKEKADNILKLLKINGGNRSGIAIADIDYRGNVHPDQFTASHTLGNIKERKFKDIWTDYSNNIMKGLKDRKSLLKGRCKNCNWLSICNGNFRTRAEAVTGDFWASDPACYLTNSEIGISNNEGLI